In Levilactobacillus brevis, a single genomic region encodes these proteins:
- a CDS encoding helix-turn-helix domain-containing protein: MFSERLRALRRGQHITLEQLATALNEQQSVGPDDHPNTASQIGNWERGIRTPSFIEVRKLAEYFDVTMDYLTGKAERDEYDLGRLFLSGKQLSFNRELLSGRDRYEIYQLIDGYLHGRENRVTPPDTNQQEELDLHLDDH; the protein is encoded by the coding sequence ATGTTTTCTGAACGACTTCGGGCTTTACGGCGCGGTCAACACATTACATTGGAACAACTGGCAACGGCCTTAAATGAACAACAGTCCGTGGGGCCGGATGATCATCCAAATACGGCTTCACAGATTGGGAATTGGGAGCGGGGCATTCGGACCCCTTCATTCATCGAGGTTCGCAAGCTCGCGGAATACTTTGATGTCACCATGGATTATTTGACCGGGAAGGCGGAACGCGACGAGTACGACCTCGGCCGTCTGTTCCTCTCGGGGAAGCAATTGAGCTTCAACCGAGAACTGTTGAGTGGCCGCGATCGCTATGAGATTTACCAGCTGATCGACGGCTATCTACACGGCCGGGAAAATCGGGTCACGCCACCGGATACGAACCAGCAAGAAGAATTGGATCTGCACTTAGATGACCATTAG
- a CDS encoding SAM-dependent methyltransferase, producing MNPKKLRQLKKKIRHQPLAQRKTAYIARMTDYYHQFDGIPAAKILISNVLLADRMLAAGDLPQQVPLLQLPDDIQDQIFKKLGEQYPAGDATGDKIWNDLTAALPDLDHDLRSFRDYLENHYGMWAYTSAPFVADLANFVGDRAVLEVMAGNGYISKGLRDAHKTVYATDSQAWTAENETGRHPLTPIESLAAVDAWQKYQDKVGVVVMSWSPDGLPLDWELLQALRATNRDVDFVVIGEPHGATGSEAFWNHAELLENRATRDLNRHFTQIDLVQDHVYLVK from the coding sequence ATGAATCCTAAGAAATTACGACAACTAAAAAAGAAGATTCGCCATCAACCCTTGGCGCAGCGCAAGACGGCTTACATCGCCCGCATGACGGACTATTATCATCAATTCGACGGCATTCCGGCCGCCAAGATTCTCATCAGTAACGTCCTGTTGGCTGACCGCATGCTGGCGGCGGGCGATTTGCCCCAGCAGGTGCCCCTCCTGCAGCTCCCCGATGATATTCAAGACCAGATCTTTAAAAAATTGGGCGAACAGTATCCGGCGGGTGATGCTACCGGCGATAAGATTTGGAACGACTTGACTGCGGCGCTCCCGGACCTGGACCACGACTTGCGGTCATTCCGGGACTATCTGGAAAATCACTACGGCATGTGGGCCTACACCTCGGCGCCATTCGTGGCTGACTTGGCAAACTTTGTGGGCGACCGAGCCGTGCTGGAAGTCATGGCGGGCAACGGCTACATCTCCAAGGGCCTGCGTGATGCCCACAAGACCGTCTACGCCACGGATAGTCAGGCATGGACCGCCGAGAACGAGACGGGGCGGCATCCCCTGACTCCGATTGAATCCTTGGCCGCCGTGGACGCCTGGCAAAAGTATCAGGATAAGGTCGGCGTAGTCGTCATGTCCTGGTCACCAGATGGCCTGCCACTGGACTGGGAACTCCTGCAGGCGCTGCGGGCAACCAACCGCGACGTAGACTTCGTTGTGATTGGCGAACCTCACGGGGCCACGGGATCCGAGGCCTTCTGGAATCACGCAGAGTTACTGGAGAATAGGGCCACGCGTGACCTCAATCGCCATTTCACCCAGATTGATCTGGTCCAGGACCACGTCTACCTCGTGAAGTAA
- a CDS encoding YdcF family protein, with translation MQDELFNIPPVVYWGWLVPLLFGAIFFTRYAIEKRRLSNGIWFSLFFYSTMAMLAVAIIGFGNKWLFAISLILFVGVLLLIGLAFALQAFLLLWNAWIVWRRESHTLANMLTLFLGVAILLAPFVVRWTSLYLPGPLATFINLFPGMVIFYVLFWFYNYLTMLVIYQFNHPRYRQDYLIVLGAGLLNGNEVSPLLGQRIDRALKFYRKQFRKIGQGPVIIFSGGQGGDETVAEGVAMRQYAIDHGLPPEQAIAEDQSKTTYENMVFSKKIIDARGTVQPKITFVTNGYHTFRAGMIARKAGVPANGIGAHTAKFFLPNAIIREYIAIFVGNKRWHAIAIGLMFLLSLVLVWAEYQ, from the coding sequence ATGCAAGATGAATTATTTAATATTCCCCCGGTCGTCTACTGGGGGTGGCTGGTGCCGCTGTTATTCGGCGCTATCTTCTTCACCCGTTACGCGATTGAGAAGCGCCGGTTGAGCAATGGTATTTGGTTTTCGCTTTTTTTCTATTCCACCATGGCGATGCTGGCGGTCGCCATCATTGGTTTTGGTAATAAATGGCTGTTTGCCATCAGCCTGATTCTCTTTGTTGGGGTGTTGCTCCTGATAGGTCTGGCGTTCGCGCTCCAAGCCTTTCTCCTGCTGTGGAATGCGTGGATTGTCTGGCGCCGGGAGAGCCATACACTGGCCAACATGCTGACGCTGTTCTTAGGCGTGGCGATTCTGCTGGCGCCGTTCGTTGTGCGCTGGACCTCGCTCTATCTGCCGGGGCCGCTGGCAACTTTCATTAACCTCTTCCCGGGGATGGTTATTTTTTACGTGCTCTTTTGGTTCTACAACTATTTGACGATGCTGGTCATTTATCAATTTAATCATCCGCGCTATCGTCAGGACTACCTGATTGTCCTGGGCGCTGGCCTGCTCAACGGTAACGAGGTGTCACCACTACTGGGGCAGCGGATCGATCGCGCACTGAAATTTTATCGAAAGCAATTCCGTAAGATTGGCCAAGGCCCCGTGATTATCTTTTCCGGCGGTCAGGGTGGCGACGAAACGGTGGCTGAGGGCGTGGCCATGCGCCAGTACGCCATTGACCACGGCCTCCCACCGGAACAGGCGATTGCCGAGGACCAATCCAAGACAACCTACGAGAACATGGTGTTTTCTAAAAAGATTATCGATGCGCGGGGCACCGTTCAACCTAAGATTACCTTCGTGACTAACGGCTACCATACCTTTCGGGCGGGGATGATTGCCCGCAAGGCGGGGGTGCCAGCCAACGGGATTGGCGCCCATACTGCTAAATTTTTCTTGCCCAACGCCATTATTCGCGAGTACATCGCTATTTTCGTGGGCAACAAGCGCTGGCACGCGATTGCCATCGGGCTGATGTTCTTGTTGAGTCTCGTGTTGGTTTGGGCGGAGTATCAATGA
- a CDS encoding lipoate--protein ligase, translating to MYWYAMKSHDIRHNLATEQYLMNNKKFDEPLVLFYYEGPCIIVGRNQNTLEEINQKYVEENNITVTRRLSGGGAVYQDLGNLCFSFVVDSDSEEFGDFKSFVQPIVDALHAMGAKSVEVSGRNDILVDGKKFSGNAMYSHSGKTFSHGTLMLDVDQDVIAHALNVPEDKMKSKGIKSVRSRVTNLKPYLAPEYQNLTVPEFRDTLLKELFHVDNLDAIANKEVQIADSEKAAIDKIFNEYYANWDWVYGNSPEFTVKKRQHFTAGTIDARLLVDGGKIENIKFYGDFFGPSDATELADKLKGVRYDREHVGAVLNSVNTQLYFNGIDTKDVLDLLVD from the coding sequence ATGTATTGGTATGCCATGAAGTCACACGATATTCGGCACAACTTAGCAACCGAGCAGTACTTAATGAACAATAAGAAGTTTGATGAGCCACTGGTCTTGTTCTACTACGAAGGGCCCTGCATCATCGTTGGGCGGAATCAGAACACGTTGGAAGAAATCAATCAGAAATACGTAGAAGAAAATAACATCACGGTTACCCGTCGGTTATCGGGTGGCGGCGCTGTTTATCAAGATCTCGGCAACCTTTGCTTTAGCTTCGTGGTTGATAGCGATAGTGAAGAATTTGGCGATTTCAAATCTTTCGTCCAACCCATCGTCGACGCCTTACACGCCATGGGGGCCAAGTCCGTGGAAGTCTCTGGCCGTAACGACATCTTGGTCGACGGTAAGAAGTTCTCCGGGAACGCGATGTATTCTCACAGCGGCAAGACCTTCTCCCACGGCACGCTGATGCTTGATGTGGACCAAGACGTCATCGCTCACGCGTTGAACGTCCCAGAAGACAAGATGAAGTCCAAAGGGATTAAGTCCGTCCGCTCTCGGGTCACGAATTTAAAGCCATACTTAGCACCAGAATATCAAAACTTGACGGTTCCTGAATTCCGCGACACGTTGTTGAAGGAATTATTCCACGTGGACAACCTCGATGCCATTGCCAACAAGGAAGTTCAGATTGCCGATAGTGAAAAGGCGGCCATTGATAAGATTTTCAATGAATACTACGCAAACTGGGATTGGGTTTACGGAAATTCCCCCGAATTTACGGTTAAGAAGCGGCAACACTTTACGGCCGGAACCATCGACGCGCGGCTGTTGGTCGACGGCGGGAAGATTGAAAACATCAAGTTCTATGGTGATTTCTTCGGTCCCAGTGATGCCACGGAATTGGCGGATAAGTTGAAAGGCGTGCGCTACGACCGTGAACATGTCGGCGCCGTCTTGAACAGTGTCAACACGCAGCTCTACTTCAACGGGATTGACACCAAGGACGTCTTGGACCTCTTAGTCGATTAA
- a CDS encoding Rrf2 family transcriptional regulator, which produces MRLDFSVAVHSLLYLDENRPRKIASRELATSLQLNAVMIRNILSVLHKQGYIEGSVGKNGGYQLIRSLDEINVGELYDLTIPPTISYARFITGDSKGTKHTDATDISANISQTLTDLFTLADEDYRKFYHQFTMTDLKEDLHAHGYFRRLIND; this is translated from the coding sequence ATGAGATTAGACTTTTCCGTTGCCGTTCATAGCTTGCTGTATCTGGACGAGAATCGTCCTCGGAAGATAGCGAGCCGTGAATTGGCAACGTCACTACAATTGAATGCGGTGATGATCCGCAACATTCTCTCCGTGCTCCACAAGCAGGGTTACATCGAAGGTTCTGTCGGCAAAAATGGGGGTTACCAGTTGATTCGTAGCCTAGACGAGATTAACGTGGGGGAACTCTATGATTTGACTATCCCGCCAACCATTAGCTATGCGCGGTTTATTACTGGAGATTCCAAGGGAACGAAGCATACGGACGCGACCGATATTTCGGCCAACATTTCGCAGACGTTGACGGACCTCTTCACGCTGGCCGATGAGGATTACCGCAAGTTTTATCATCAATTTACGATGACGGACCTCAAGGAAGACTTGCACGCCCACGGTTATTTCCGTCGACTAATTAACGACTGA
- a CDS encoding ABC transporter ATP-binding protein: METASNFLNIKDVSTAFKIDGHYYDAISHINLQVQHDEILAIVGESGCGKSTLATTIMGLHDPAETKISGEVDFEGTDLLKLDEQGYNQFRGAKIGMIFQDPLSALNPLKRIEEQISEVMDYHTDLSTEDKHKRVLELLDQVGIVNPQRTARQFPHELSGGMRQRVIIAIAIACKPDLIIADEPTTALDVTIQAQILDVLRDIQKENHAGIILITHDLGVVAETADRVAVMYAGQIVEQGAVEQVFNTPEHPYTRSLLRSMPQRDNENDDLYVIQGNVPSLQKMPATGDRFAPRIPWVPAEAHEANPTMHEVAPGHEVRCTCYKHFQFPDEQGSVKA; the protein is encoded by the coding sequence GTGGAAACCGCATCAAACTTTCTAAACATTAAGGACGTCAGCACGGCTTTCAAGATTGACGGCCACTACTACGACGCCATCTCCCACATTAACCTCCAGGTCCAACACGACGAAATTCTCGCCATCGTTGGTGAATCAGGTTGTGGTAAAAGTACCCTAGCCACTACCATCATGGGACTCCATGATCCGGCAGAGACTAAAATTTCCGGTGAAGTTGACTTTGAAGGCACCGACCTCCTCAAACTTGATGAACAAGGTTACAACCAGTTTCGTGGCGCGAAGATCGGCATGATTTTCCAAGATCCTCTGTCCGCCTTGAACCCTTTAAAGCGAATTGAAGAACAAATCAGTGAAGTTATGGATTACCACACCGACCTTTCCACCGAGGACAAACATAAGCGCGTCCTCGAGCTTCTTGATCAAGTTGGGATTGTCAATCCACAACGGACTGCCCGACAGTTTCCCCATGAACTCTCCGGCGGAATGCGGCAACGGGTCATCATCGCCATTGCCATCGCCTGCAAGCCCGACCTCATCATCGCCGACGAACCAACGACGGCTTTGGACGTGACTATTCAGGCCCAAATTCTGGACGTGTTGCGGGACATCCAAAAAGAAAATCACGCCGGCATTATCCTCATCACCCATGACTTGGGTGTCGTCGCTGAAACCGCCGACCGGGTCGCCGTCATGTACGCCGGACAAATCGTCGAGCAGGGAGCCGTGGAACAGGTCTTCAATACGCCCGAGCATCCCTACACCCGCTCGCTACTACGGTCGATGCCGCAACGCGACAACGAAAACGATGACCTCTACGTCATTCAGGGCAACGTTCCTTCCTTACAGAAGATGCCCGCCACGGGTGACCGGTTCGCCCCGCGGATTCCGTGGGTACCAGCCGAGGCTCACGAAGCCAATCCAACGATGCATGAGGTGGCCCCGGGCCACGAGGTGCGATGCACCTGTTACAAACATTTCCAATTTCCAGATGAGCAAGGGAGCGTGAAGGCATGA